Proteins encoded by one window of Streptomyces sp. LX-29:
- a CDS encoding CbiX/SirB N-terminal domain-containing protein, whose product MTPTLLAVAHGSRDPNALRTVTPLLERVRRLRPGLPVRLGHIELNEPLLGDVLAGLRGQVVLVPLLLGRGHHVKVDLPAAALAAPHLSVRVAAPLGPHPLLAEALAARLVEAGWPPLDPPAPDPSTHEQGLCGRDLSGQPLTDPSAPEQPISRRPFPASPRSGRPLLGRSLLGPSTVLAARPADPGHPARRAADPHRTGVVLAAAGSRDPHSAEDTGRTAGLLSARLGGVPVRPGYASATGPGAPSVTEAVAALAARGCRRVAVAAYFTAPGRFAAQCAAEAAEAAADLGMSTSVAAAPLGDQRAMARLVLHRYERALVSAPLSHPAVTVGV is encoded by the coding sequence ATGACGCCCACTCTGCTCGCCGTCGCGCACGGCAGCCGCGACCCGAACGCGCTGCGGACCGTGACCCCGCTGCTGGAACGGGTCCGGCGGCTGCGGCCCGGCCTGCCGGTGCGGCTGGGGCACATCGAGCTCAACGAGCCGCTGCTCGGCGACGTCCTCGCCGGGCTGCGCGGCCAGGTCGTCCTCGTACCGCTGCTGTTGGGCCGGGGCCACCACGTCAAGGTCGACCTGCCCGCCGCGGCCCTCGCCGCCCCCCATCTGAGCGTGCGCGTCGCCGCCCCGCTCGGCCCCCACCCGCTCCTCGCCGAGGCCCTCGCCGCCCGGCTGGTCGAGGCCGGCTGGCCGCCGCTCGACCCGCCGGCCCCCGACCCGTCGACTCACGAGCAGGGGCTCTGCGGCCGGGACCTCTCCGGGCAGCCGCTCACCGACCCGTCGGCTCCCGAGCAGCCGATCTCCCGCCGGCCCTTCCCCGCGTCGCCCCGCTCCGGCCGACCGCTCCTCGGCCGGTCGCTGCTCGGTCCGAGCACCGTGCTCGCCGCGCGCCCCGCGGACCCCGGCCACCCCGCCCGCCGCGCGGCGGACCCGCACCGCACCGGTGTCGTGCTCGCCGCCGCCGGCTCGCGGGACCCGCACTCGGCCGAGGACACCGGCCGCACGGCCGGCCTGCTCAGCGCGCGGCTCGGCGGGGTGCCGGTGCGGCCCGGCTACGCCTCCGCCACCGGACCCGGCGCACCCTCCGTCACCGAGGCGGTCGCCGCGCTGGCGGCGCGGGGGTGCCGGCGGGTCGCGGTCGCCGCGTACTTCACCGCCCCCGGTCGCTTCGCCGCCCAGTGTGCGGCGGAGGCCGCCGAGGCCGCCGCGGACCTCGGCATGTCCACCTCCGTCGCGGCCGCCCCGCTCGGCGACCAACGCGCCATGGCCCGCCTGGTGCTGCACCGGTACGAGCGGGCCCTGGTGTCTGCTCCGTTGTCACACCCGGCGGTTACTGTCGGTGTATGA
- a CDS encoding YtxH domain-containing protein, translated as MRYRLTFITGVAVGYVLGTRAGRERYEQLRKTAQRVARNPAVRNTAEATALGGRKAASKAFDTVSARVGDRLPDSMASRVRSLREDRAPEDDDWGTSNT; from the coding sequence ATGCGCTACCGGCTGACGTTCATCACCGGAGTGGCCGTCGGGTACGTGCTCGGCACGCGCGCCGGCCGCGAGCGGTACGAGCAGCTGCGCAAGACCGCGCAGCGGGTCGCCCGGAATCCGGCGGTGCGCAACACCGCCGAAGCCACCGCGCTCGGCGGGCGCAAGGCCGCCTCCAAGGCGTTCGACACGGTCAGCGCCAGGGTCGGGGACCGGCTCCCGGACTCCATGGCGAGCCGGGTCCGCTCGCTGCGCGAGGACCGGGCCCCGGAGGACGACGACTGGGGCACCAGCAACACCTGA
- a CDS encoding deoxyguanosinetriphosphate triphosphohydrolase, whose amino-acid sequence MGAPDVPGYQASDIERWAVEPDKRPGRTAFQRDRARVLHSAALRRLAGKTQVVTPGSAAHSWDASPRTRLTHSLECAQVGRELGAALGCDPDLVEVACLAHDLGHPPFGHNGEQALDEVAADCGGFEGNAQSLRLLARLEPKRFVADPESGEPVSVGVNLTRAALDAATKYPWPRGGHPADPASRKFGVYEDDLPVFAWFREGAPGHRTCFEAQVMDWSDDVAYSVHDVEDGLHAGHLDPACLLADPERREVFAVAAVRYAPGADPQELAEALDRLLDQEWWPHGYDGSAVAQARLKDATSQLIGRFCLAAETATRAAYGPGRLTRYRAELVVPRATRLECAVLKAVADRYVMQREDQELLRAEQRVIIAELGEALIARAPDGLDPQFRAIFNQAEAAGDETARLRAVVDQIAALTDASARSLHARLVRHRP is encoded by the coding sequence ATGGGCGCCCCGGACGTCCCGGGATACCAGGCGTCAGACATCGAGCGGTGGGCCGTGGAGCCCGACAAGCGGCCCGGCCGCACCGCTTTCCAGCGTGACCGCGCGCGCGTGCTGCACTCCGCGGCGCTGCGCCGGCTGGCCGGGAAGACCCAGGTGGTCACGCCGGGATCGGCGGCCCACTCCTGGGACGCCTCACCGCGCACCCGGCTGACCCACTCGCTGGAGTGCGCACAGGTGGGGCGGGAGCTGGGCGCCGCCCTCGGCTGCGACCCGGACCTGGTCGAGGTGGCCTGCCTCGCGCACGACCTCGGCCACCCGCCCTTCGGGCACAACGGCGAGCAGGCGCTGGACGAGGTCGCCGCGGACTGCGGCGGCTTCGAGGGGAACGCCCAGTCGCTGCGGCTGCTGGCCCGCCTCGAACCCAAGCGGTTCGTCGCCGACCCGGAAAGCGGCGAGCCGGTCAGCGTCGGCGTCAACCTCACCCGCGCCGCCCTGGACGCCGCCACCAAGTACCCCTGGCCGCGCGGTGGACATCCGGCCGACCCCGCCTCCCGGAAGTTCGGGGTCTACGAGGACGACCTGCCGGTCTTCGCCTGGTTCCGGGAGGGCGCCCCCGGCCACCGCACCTGCTTCGAGGCGCAGGTCATGGACTGGTCCGACGACGTCGCCTACTCGGTGCACGACGTCGAGGACGGGCTGCACGCCGGCCACCTCGACCCGGCCTGCCTGCTGGCCGACCCCGAGCGGCGCGAGGTGTTCGCCGTCGCCGCGGTGCGGTACGCCCCCGGGGCCGACCCGCAGGAGCTCGCCGAGGCGCTGGACCGGCTGCTCGACCAGGAGTGGTGGCCGCACGGCTACGACGGCTCGGCGGTCGCCCAGGCCCGGCTCAAGGACGCGACCAGCCAGCTCATCGGCCGGTTCTGCCTGGCCGCTGAGACCGCTACCCGCGCGGCGTACGGCCCCGGCCGCCTGACCCGCTACCGCGCGGAGCTGGTGGTGCCGCGCGCCACCCGGCTGGAGTGCGCCGTGCTCAAGGCCGTGGCCGACCGCTATGTGATGCAGCGCGAGGACCAGGAGCTGCTCCGCGCCGAGCAGCGGGTGATCATCGCGGAGTTGGGCGAGGCGCTCATCGCCCGCGCCCCGGACGGGCTCGACCCCCAGTTCCGCGCGATCTTCAACCAGGCCGAGGCCGCGGGTGACGAGACGGCGCGGCTGCGTGCCGTCGTGGACCAGATCGCCGCCCTCACCGACGCCTCCGCCCGCTCCCTCCACGCCCGACTGGTGCGGCACCGACCGTGA
- a CDS encoding adenosine deaminase, protein MPPIPKAELHLHIEGTLEPELAFALAERNGVVLPYATEDELRAAYSFVDLQSFLDLYYALMAVLRTEQDFADLADAYLARAHRQGVRHAEIFFDPQAHTSRGVDIGTVIEGLSGALDAAEETYGITTRLIMCFLRDESAESALETFEAARPYLDRITAVGLDSAEVGHPPSKFREVYALAREAGLKCVAHAGEEGPPAYVWEALDVLKVDRVDHGVRCLEDEALVARLVAEQVPLTVCPLSNVRLRVYDRLADHPLRAMLDAGLLVTVNSDDPAYFGGYVDDNFTAVRDALGLDQEALRTLARNSFHAAFLEKDLRAAYLKEVDAHRG, encoded by the coding sequence GTGCCCCCGATACCCAAGGCAGAGCTGCACCTCCACATCGAGGGCACCCTGGAGCCGGAGCTGGCGTTCGCGCTGGCGGAGCGGAACGGGGTGGTGCTGCCGTACGCGACGGAGGACGAGCTGCGCGCGGCGTACTCGTTCGTCGACCTCCAGTCGTTCCTGGACCTCTACTACGCGCTCATGGCGGTGCTCCGCACCGAGCAGGACTTCGCGGACCTCGCCGACGCCTATCTCGCCCGCGCGCACCGGCAGGGGGTGCGGCACGCGGAGATCTTCTTCGACCCGCAGGCCCACACCTCGCGCGGGGTCGACATCGGCACGGTGATCGAGGGGCTCTCGGGCGCGCTGGACGCGGCGGAGGAGACGTACGGCATCACCACCCGGCTGATCATGTGCTTCCTGCGGGACGAGAGCGCCGAGTCGGCCCTGGAGACCTTCGAGGCGGCGCGGCCGTACCTGGACCGGATCACGGCTGTGGGGCTGGACTCGGCGGAGGTCGGACACCCGCCGTCGAAGTTCCGCGAGGTGTACGCGCTGGCGCGGGAGGCCGGGCTGAAGTGCGTGGCGCACGCGGGGGAGGAGGGCCCGCCGGCGTACGTCTGGGAGGCGCTGGACGTCCTCAAGGTGGACCGGGTCGACCACGGGGTGCGCTGCCTGGAGGACGAGGCGCTGGTGGCACGACTGGTGGCGGAGCAGGTTCCGCTGACGGTCTGTCCGCTCTCCAACGTGCGGCTACGGGTCTACGACCGGCTGGCCGACCACCCGCTGCGCGCCATGCTCGACGCCGGCCTGCTGGTCACCGTCAACTCCGACGACCCTGCCTACTTCGGCGGCTACGTCGACGACAACTTCACCGCGGTGCGGGACGCGCTCGGACTGGACCAGGAGGCGCTGCGCACCCTCGCCCGCAACTCCTTCCACGCCGCCTTCTTGGAGAAGGACCTCCGCGCGGCGTACCTCAAGGAGGTCGACGCGCACCGCGGGTGA
- a CDS encoding FAD-dependent oxidoreductase, with product MVDADQTFVIVGGGLAGAKAAETLREEGFTGRVILISDERDHPYERPPLSKGFLTGKDDRDSVFVHEPAWYAQADIELHLGQPAVRLDRATRAVVLGDGTRVPYDRLLLATGAEPRRLDIPGTGLAGVHHLRRLAHAERLRGVLTALGRDNGQLVIAGAGWIGLEVAAAARGYGAEVTIVEPEPTPLHAVLGPELGTLFADLHREHGVRFHFGARLTEIVGQDGMVLAAQTDDGEEHPAHAVLAAIGAAPRTALAEAAGLQVVDRARGGGIAVDASLRTSDPDIFAAGDVAAADHPLLDVRLRVEHWANALNGGPAAARAMLGQEVSYDRVPYFFSDQYDLGMEYSGYAPPGSYDQVVCRGDVGKREFIAFWLREGRLLAGMNVNVWDVTDSIQRLIRSGARLDPTALADPQTPLESLVEE from the coding sequence GTGGTCGACGCAGACCAGACATTCGTCATCGTCGGTGGGGGCCTGGCCGGGGCCAAGGCCGCGGAGACCCTCCGCGAGGAGGGCTTCACCGGCCGGGTGATACTGATCTCCGACGAGCGCGACCACCCCTATGAGCGACCGCCGCTGTCCAAGGGCTTCCTGACCGGCAAGGACGACCGCGACAGCGTCTTCGTCCACGAGCCCGCCTGGTACGCGCAGGCCGACATCGAGCTGCACCTCGGCCAGCCCGCCGTCCGCCTCGACCGCGCCACCAGGGCCGTCGTCCTCGGCGACGGCACCCGCGTCCCCTACGACCGGCTGCTGCTGGCCACCGGCGCCGAGCCGCGCCGGCTCGACATCCCCGGCACCGGCCTGGCCGGCGTCCACCACCTCCGCAGGCTGGCCCACGCCGAGCGACTGCGCGGGGTGCTGACCGCCCTCGGCCGGGACAACGGCCAGCTGGTGATCGCCGGAGCCGGCTGGATCGGCCTGGAGGTCGCGGCCGCCGCCCGCGGCTACGGCGCCGAGGTCACCATCGTCGAGCCCGAGCCCACCCCGCTCCACGCGGTCCTCGGCCCCGAGCTCGGGACCCTCTTCGCCGACCTGCACCGCGAGCACGGCGTCCGCTTCCACTTCGGTGCCCGGCTCACCGAGATCGTCGGCCAGGACGGCATGGTGCTGGCCGCCCAGACCGACGACGGCGAGGAGCACCCCGCCCACGCCGTCCTCGCCGCCATCGGCGCGGCGCCGCGCACCGCCCTCGCCGAGGCCGCGGGCCTCCAGGTGGTGGACCGGGCGCGCGGCGGAGGCATCGCCGTCGACGCCTCGCTGCGCACCTCCGACCCCGACATCTTCGCGGCCGGCGACGTGGCCGCCGCCGACCACCCGCTGCTGGACGTGCGGCTGCGCGTCGAGCACTGGGCCAACGCCCTCAACGGCGGCCCCGCGGCCGCCCGCGCCATGCTCGGCCAGGAGGTCTCCTACGACCGCGTGCCGTACTTCTTCTCCGACCAGTACGACCTCGGCATGGAGTACTCCGGCTACGCGCCGCCCGGCTCCTACGACCAGGTGGTGTGCCGCGGAGACGTCGGCAAGCGGGAGTTCATCGCCTTCTGGCTGCGCGAGGGCCGGCTGCTGGCCGGGATGAACGTGAACGTGTGGGACGTCACCGACTCCATCCAGCGGCTCATCCGCTCCGGCGCCCGGCTGGACCCGACGGCGCTCGCCGACCCGCAGACCCCGCTGGAGTCCCTGGTCGAGGAGTAG
- the dnaG gene encoding DNA primase, with amino-acid sequence MAGRINDDDVRAVREAIPIDAVVSEYLQLRNAGGGNLKGLCPFHDEKSPSFHVSPAKGLYHCFGCQEGGDTVDFIMKVDHLSFAETIERLASQAGITLRYEEGGYTPGRQQGERTRLVEAHRIAAQFYVEQLDSPEAEIGRKFLAERGFDQAAAQHFGVGYSPAGWDHLTRYLRGRGFSDKELTLSGLSQEGRRGPIDRFRGRLMWPIRDIAGEVVGFGARKLREDDNGPKYLNTPETPLYRKSQVLYGIDLSKKEIAKTNRAVVVEGYTDVMACHLAGVTTAIATCGTSFGEGHIKILRRLLMDNSGSEVVFTFDGDAAGQKAALRAFEDDQKFAAETSIAITPGGMDPCELRLAEGDAAVAGLVESRTPLFAFALRSIVSRYNLDTEEGRIAAVDEAVTVVAAIKDTSLRDRYAIRLVGMVGITSQAEEQSIIRRVRGLARSRAGRAPQGPARTETRAAAGRGAPTTAAPPVPRGPALNLRSPSRLVERELLKLALQRPDLVAPAFDAYGVDEFTAPPYAAVRQCIQDAGGVSAADAGYTARVLEAAADDSVRTMITELTVESLRTRRDPDVAYAGEQLVRVRIAAVDARIADLEGAARRCEAQGDHEGAADVHKEAWVLQQYARSLRERGSAAL; translated from the coding sequence GTGGCAGGCAGGATCAACGATGACGACGTGAGGGCCGTACGGGAGGCGATCCCGATCGACGCCGTCGTGTCCGAGTACCTCCAGCTCCGCAACGCCGGCGGCGGCAACCTGAAGGGCCTGTGCCCCTTCCACGACGAGAAGTCCCCGTCCTTCCACGTCAGCCCCGCCAAGGGCCTGTACCACTGCTTCGGCTGCCAGGAGGGCGGGGACACCGTCGACTTCATCATGAAGGTCGACCACCTGTCCTTCGCCGAGACCATCGAGCGCCTCGCCTCCCAGGCCGGCATCACCCTGCGGTACGAGGAGGGCGGCTACACCCCGGGCCGCCAGCAGGGCGAGCGCACCCGCCTGGTGGAGGCCCACAGGATCGCCGCGCAGTTCTACGTCGAGCAGCTGGACAGCCCCGAGGCGGAGATCGGCCGCAAGTTCCTCGCCGAGCGCGGCTTCGACCAGGCCGCCGCCCAGCACTTCGGCGTCGGCTACAGCCCGGCCGGCTGGGACCACCTCACCCGCTACCTGCGCGGCCGCGGCTTCAGCGACAAGGAGCTGACTCTCTCCGGCCTCTCCCAGGAGGGCCGCCGCGGCCCCATCGACCGCTTCCGCGGCCGCCTGATGTGGCCGATCCGCGACATCGCGGGCGAGGTCGTCGGCTTCGGCGCCCGCAAGCTGCGCGAGGACGACAACGGCCCCAAGTACCTCAACACCCCCGAGACCCCCCTCTACCGCAAGTCCCAGGTCCTCTACGGCATCGACCTCTCGAAGAAGGAGATCGCCAAGACCAACCGGGCCGTGGTCGTCGAGGGCTACACCGACGTCATGGCCTGCCATCTCGCCGGTGTCACGACCGCCATCGCCACCTGCGGCACCTCCTTCGGCGAGGGCCACATCAAGATCCTGCGCCGCCTCCTGATGGACAACTCCGGCTCCGAGGTCGTCTTCACCTTCGACGGCGACGCGGCCGGCCAGAAGGCCGCGCTGCGCGCGTTCGAGGACGACCAGAAGTTCGCCGCCGAGACCTCCATCGCGATCACGCCCGGCGGCATGGATCCGTGCGAGCTGCGCCTGGCCGAGGGCGACGCGGCCGTCGCCGGCCTGGTGGAGTCCCGTACCCCCCTGTTCGCCTTCGCCCTGCGCTCGATCGTCTCGCGCTACAACCTCGACACCGAGGAAGGACGCATCGCGGCTGTCGACGAGGCTGTGACCGTCGTAGCTGCGATCAAGGACACCAGCCTGCGGGACCGCTATGCCATTCGGCTGGTCGGCATGGTGGGCATCACCAGCCAGGCCGAGGAGCAGTCGATCATCCGTCGCGTACGGGGCCTGGCCCGCAGTCGTGCTGGGCGGGCACCGCAGGGCCCCGCACGCACCGAGACGCGCGCCGCGGCCGGCAGGGGGGCGCCGACGACCGCTGCCCCTCCGGTGCCTCGCGGTCCGGCACTCAACCTCCGCAGCCCCTCACGCCTGGTCGAGCGCGAGCTGCTCAAGCTCGCCCTTCAGCGCCCCGACCTGGTCGCCCCCGCCTTCGACGCGTATGGCGTCGACGAGTTCACGGCGCCGCCCTACGCCGCGGTTCGTCAATGCATCCAGGACGCGGGCGGCGTGAGTGCGGCCGATGCCGGATACACCGCCCGCGTTCTCGAAGCCGCTGCCGACGACTCCGTCCGCACGATGATCACCGAACTCACCGTCGAGTCCCTGCGTACCCGCCGTGACCCCGACGTGGCCTACGCGGGCGAGCAACTGGTGCGTGTTCGCATCGCGGCGGTGGATGCCCGGATCGCCGATCTGGAGGGTGCCGCCCGCCGCTGCGAGGCCCAGGGCGACCACGAGGGTGCCGCCGACGTCCACAAAGAGGCATGGGTCCTCCAGCAGTACGCTCGCTCCCTCCGCGAACGAGGCTCTGCGGCGCTGTAG
- a CDS encoding FGGY family carbohydrate kinase, with protein sequence MGIVAGLDSSSESTRIVVCDTDTGAVLKQGYAPHPAGGSDVDPQAWLLSLGEAAEGGLLEGVQAIGVSAQQQGLLALDAGGVLVRPAMAGNDKRAQAAAADLIDALGGRSAWAQAVGLVPHSGLAVAKLRWLARSEPESARRVAELLQPHDWLVWQLLGRPVRRTTDRGAASGTGFWSAATGGYRPDLVELALGHQVRLPDVIGPCEPAGHTPEGLLISAGTGETMAAAFGLGVGIGDAVISLGASGSVFAVHHEALADPTGTITSYADATGMHLPVVHTLNAVRALRGTAELLGCDLEGLSELALASSPGSYGLVLLPYLEGERTPHLPHTAGTLAGLRRESMKREHLARAAFEGMLCGLADALDVLRGRGVEVRRVFLLGPAADLPAVRAIAPALLGAQIVVPQPADYAALGAARQAAWALGVHHGTLSPRQPPMWPAAASQVFEPGEELAVGQAVRQQYVAVREQTHPGAFDPARTV encoded by the coding sequence ATGGGGATAGTCGCCGGTCTGGACAGCTCGTCGGAGAGCACTCGCATCGTCGTCTGCGACACGGACACGGGTGCCGTACTCAAGCAGGGGTACGCGCCGCACCCGGCCGGCGGCAGCGATGTGGACCCGCAGGCGTGGCTGCTCTCCCTCGGTGAGGCCGCCGAGGGCGGTCTGCTGGAGGGCGTGCAGGCCATCGGCGTCTCCGCGCAGCAGCAGGGGCTGCTGGCGCTGGACGCCGGCGGGGTGTTGGTGCGCCCCGCGATGGCCGGGAACGACAAGCGGGCGCAGGCCGCCGCCGCCGACCTGATCGACGCGCTCGGCGGGCGCTCCGCCTGGGCGCAGGCCGTCGGCCTGGTGCCGCACTCCGGCCTGGCCGTGGCGAAGCTGCGCTGGCTGGCCCGCTCCGAGCCGGAGTCGGCGCGCCGGGTGGCCGAGCTGCTCCAGCCGCACGACTGGCTGGTGTGGCAGCTGCTGGGCCGCCCGGTGCGGCGCACCACCGACCGCGGCGCCGCCTCCGGCACCGGCTTCTGGTCGGCGGCCACCGGCGGCTACCGCCCCGACCTGGTGGAGCTGGCCCTGGGCCACCAGGTGCGGCTTCCCGACGTCATCGGCCCCTGCGAGCCCGCCGGCCACACGCCCGAGGGGCTGCTGATCTCCGCCGGCACCGGCGAGACGATGGCGGCGGCCTTCGGACTGGGCGTCGGCATCGGCGACGCGGTGATCTCCCTCGGCGCCTCCGGCTCCGTCTTCGCCGTCCACCACGAGGCGCTCGCCGACCCCACCGGCACCATCACCTCCTACGCGGACGCCACCGGCATGCACCTGCCGGTGGTGCACACCCTCAACGCGGTGCGGGCGCTGCGCGGCACCGCGGAGCTGCTCGGCTGCGACCTGGAGGGCCTCTCCGAGCTCGCCCTCGCCTCCTCCCCCGGCTCCTACGGCCTGGTCCTCCTCCCCTATCTGGAGGGCGAGCGCACCCCGCACCTCCCGCACACCGCCGGCACGCTGGCCGGCCTGCGGCGCGAGAGCATGAAGCGGGAGCACCTGGCGCGGGCCGCCTTCGAGGGCATGCTGTGCGGGCTCGCGGACGCGCTGGACGTGCTGCGCGGGCGTGGTGTGGAGGTGCGCCGCGTCTTCCTCCTCGGCCCGGCCGCCGACCTGCCCGCCGTCCGGGCGATCGCCCCCGCCCTCCTCGGCGCCCAGATCGTCGTCCCCCAGCCTGCCGACTACGCCGCCCTGGGAGCCGCCCGCCAGGCCGCCTGGGCCCTCGGCGTCCACCACGGCACCCTCTCCCCGCGCCAGCCGCCGATGTGGCCCGCGGCGGCCAGCCAGGTCTTCGAGCCGGGCGAGGAGCTCGCCGTCGGCCAGGCCGTCCGCCAGCAGTACGTCGCCGTCCGCGAACAGACCCACCCGGGCGCCTTCGACCCGGCGCGCACGGTCTAG
- a CDS encoding RNA polymerase sigma factor, translating to MPESSERGGVGGREGPEAPADPLTMYGTDGGAAAAAAPDRPVVSSAITLEVALVQTQTLTDVTTTDVTTEIPAHVAALATGGGAADTVVPSQGMPPLHPEADPGEPPPPPEAPEPAAVRADTGSPSSDLFRQYLREIGRIPLLSAAEEVELARRVEAGLFAEEKLGNAPDLDTQLALDLDKLVVLGRMAKRRLIEANLRLVVSVAKRYVGRGLTMLDLVQEGNLGLIRAVEKFDYARGYKFSTYATWWIRQAMSRALADQARTIRVPVHVVELINRVVRVQRRMLQERGYEPPPEEVAAHLDLPPERVSEVLRLAQEPVSLHAPVGEEDDVALGDLIEDGDAASPVESAAFLLLKEHLEAVLSTLGERERKVVQLRYGLADGRPRTLEEIGRIFGVTRERIRQIESKTLNKLREHAFADQLRGYLD from the coding sequence GTGCCTGAGTCTTCGGAACGCGGCGGTGTCGGCGGTCGGGAAGGACCGGAAGCCCCCGCAGATCCGCTCACGATGTACGGGACGGATGGCGGCGCGGCCGCCGCAGCCGCGCCCGATCGCCCTGTCGTCTCAAGCGCGATCACCCTGGAGGTCGCCCTCGTGCAGACCCAGACCCTCACCGACGTGACGACGACGGACGTCACCACCGAGATCCCCGCCCATGTCGCGGCCCTCGCCACCGGCGGTGGCGCCGCGGACACCGTCGTGCCGTCGCAGGGCATGCCCCCGCTCCATCCCGAGGCGGACCCGGGCGAGCCCCCGCCCCCGCCTGAGGCCCCCGAGCCCGCCGCCGTACGGGCGGACACCGGTAGCCCCTCCTCGGACCTCTTCCGCCAGTACTTGCGCGAGATCGGCCGCATCCCGCTGCTCTCCGCGGCCGAGGAGGTGGAGCTGGCGCGCCGGGTGGAGGCCGGGCTGTTCGCCGAGGAGAAGCTGGGCAACGCCCCGGACCTGGACACCCAGCTCGCGCTCGACCTCGACAAGCTCGTGGTGCTGGGCCGGATGGCCAAGCGCCGCCTGATCGAGGCCAACCTGCGGCTGGTCGTCTCCGTCGCCAAGCGCTACGTCGGCCGCGGGCTGACCATGCTGGACCTGGTCCAGGAGGGCAACCTCGGCCTGATACGAGCCGTGGAGAAGTTCGACTACGCCCGCGGGTACAAGTTCTCCACCTACGCCACCTGGTGGATCCGCCAGGCCATGTCGCGCGCCCTGGCCGACCAGGCCCGGACGATCCGGGTCCCGGTGCACGTCGTCGAGCTGATCAACCGCGTGGTGCGGGTGCAGCGCCGGATGCTCCAGGAGCGGGGCTACGAGCCCCCGCCCGAGGAGGTCGCCGCCCACCTCGACCTGCCCCCCGAGCGGGTCAGCGAGGTGCTGCGGCTTGCTCAGGAGCCGGTCTCACTGCACGCCCCCGTCGGCGAGGAGGACGATGTCGCCCTCGGTGACCTGATCGAGGACGGCGACGCCGCCTCCCCGGTCGAGTCCGCGGCCTTCCTGCTGCTCAAGGAGCACCTGGAGGCCGTCCTCTCCACCCTCGGCGAGCGCGAACGCAAGGTCGTCCAGCTCCGCTACGGCCTGGCCGACGGCCGCCCCCGCACCCTGGAGGAGATCGGCCGCATCTTCGGCGTCACGCGGGAGCGGATCCGCCAGATCGAGTCGAAGACCCTCAACAAGCTGCGCGAGCACGCGTTCGCGGACCAGCTGCGCGGATATCTGGACTGA